A genomic window from Chlorobium phaeobacteroides DSM 266 includes:
- a CDS encoding nucleotidyl transferase AbiEii/AbiGii toxin family protein, giving the protein MIDMLRKRLERYAASNAKQEEQALKEILQEVALYGLWRAGFFQVAAFQGGTCLRILHGLPRFSEDLDFMLRSPDKEFRWHPYFETLESVMAEFGIRCKLVDKGNMDRAVRQALLKDDSFARQINLSFYGNQNPRKLKIKLEIDTKPPEGSAFEYRYLDFPLDFELCAQTLSGNFSLKIHALLCRPYIKGRDWFDFGWYVTQEVSPNLLLLENALRQYGPWAGQHQSVDKEWLNKALSDRIGSIDWAQAAGDVAPFLPPAFQQSLRLWSRQFFAEKLATLMKRLQE; this is encoded by the coding sequence ATGATCGATATGCTTCGCAAACGGCTGGAGCGTTATGCAGCCTCCAATGCAAAACAGGAGGAGCAGGCGCTCAAGGAAATCCTGCAGGAAGTGGCGCTTTACGGGTTATGGCGCGCTGGCTTTTTTCAGGTTGCTGCCTTTCAGGGAGGCACTTGTCTGCGCATTCTGCACGGGCTGCCTCGTTTTTCGGAAGACCTTGACTTCATGCTGCGCTCCCCCGACAAGGAGTTCCGATGGCATCCATATTTCGAAACCCTTGAATCGGTAATGGCTGAATTCGGTATCCGCTGCAAACTGGTCGATAAAGGCAATATGGATCGAGCGGTTCGTCAGGCTTTACTGAAAGACGATTCTTTTGCACGACAGATCAACCTTTCGTTTTATGGCAACCAGAACCCGCGGAAACTGAAGATCAAACTCGAAATCGACACGAAGCCACCGGAAGGCTCGGCATTCGAGTACCGTTATCTCGATTTTCCGCTCGACTTCGAACTCTGCGCCCAGACGCTGTCGGGCAATTTCTCGCTCAAGATTCATGCACTGCTCTGCCGCCCATATATCAAGGGTCGAGACTGGTTTGATTTCGGCTGGTATGTCACCCAGGAGGTCTCACCAAATCTATTGCTTCTTGAAAACGCTCTCCGGCAATATGGTCCGTGGGCAGGACAGCACCAGAGCGTCGATAAGGAGTGGCTCAATAAAGCATTGAGCGACAGGATCGGCTCCATCGACTGGGCGCAAGCCGCCGGGGATGTCGCACCGTTCCTGCCGCCTGCATTCCAGCAAAGTCTCCGGCTTTGGAGCCGTCAATTCTTCGCCGAAAAGCTCGCAACACTCATGAAGAGGCTTCAGGAATAG
- a CDS encoding type IV toxin-antitoxin system AbiEi family antitoxin domain-containing protein, translated as METIAKQITGAGLGERVVSEAQLSRLLDGTPQRRYNLVNRALHRGDLVRLRRGRYLLASAVEQGKMHPFVLAQALLPGSYISMETALSFHGWIPESTPITLSVTPHRRRETLDIPKFGQFKYYPLALNKGWFLEQVDRESHAGQSFLIAQPLRALLDIFCLRKRDYPGLSSLTEGMRIDADELAAISHDDMEKMRPVYQHKRMDTFISAMQRELLP; from the coding sequence ATGGAAACAATAGCCAAACAGATTACCGGAGCCGGGCTGGGCGAGCGTGTCGTATCAGAAGCCCAGTTGTCCCGACTGCTCGATGGCACGCCGCAACGCCGCTACAATCTGGTCAACCGGGCATTGCATCGCGGGGATCTGGTGCGCTTGCGACGCGGCCGTTACCTGCTCGCATCGGCTGTAGAGCAAGGTAAAATGCACCCTTTTGTACTAGCCCAGGCATTGCTGCCGGGATCGTATATCTCAATGGAAACAGCACTGAGTTTTCATGGATGGATTCCGGAATCGACGCCGATCACCCTGTCTGTCACGCCACACAGGCGTCGGGAGACTCTCGACATTCCGAAATTCGGTCAATTCAAGTATTACCCGCTAGCGCTGAACAAGGGCTGGTTTCTGGAACAGGTCGATCGGGAATCCCATGCCGGACAGAGCTTTCTGATTGCACAGCCGTTACGGGCGTTGCTCGACATTTTCTGCCTGCGCAAACGTGACTATCCCGGCCTCAGCAGCCTGACTGAAGGCATGCGCATCGATGCGGACGAGCTCGCCGCCATCAGCCATGACGATATGGAAAAAATGCGCCCGGTCTATCAGCATAAACGCATGGACACCTTCATCTCCGCCATGCAAAGGGAGTTGCTGCCATGA
- a CDS encoding type II toxin-antitoxin system RelE/ParE family toxin produces the protein MKFTVRFTPEAREDLVRLYSFMLEQDLKAAEAALEAIERGMAFLREFPFSYRKAAPQTPFLRELLIPFGNSGYVGLFEIENSQTVTILAVRHQREDDYL, from the coding sequence ATGAAATTTACGGTTCGCTTCACTCCCGAAGCCAGAGAAGATCTCGTCCGCCTGTATTCGTTCATGCTTGAACAAGATCTGAAGGCTGCAGAAGCAGCACTCGAAGCCATTGAAAGGGGCATGGCATTCCTTCGGGAGTTCCCCTTCAGCTACCGGAAAGCAGCTCCCCAAACTCCGTTCCTCCGCGAACTGCTGATCCCCTTCGGCAACTCCGGCTATGTAGGGCTTTTCGAAATCGAGAACAGCCAAACCGTCACCATTCTTGCCGTCCGCCACCAGCGCGAAGACGATTATCTGTAG
- a CDS encoding YlcI/YnfO family protein, with product MKSASLPSLRVEPEFRKAAEAVLHEGETLSAFIESSLRANIERRLNQKEFIARGLASRDQAKQSNSYVDGESVIKELRGMLEKAGKRSA from the coding sequence ATGAAAAGCGCTTCACTCCCGTCGCTCCGCGTCGAACCTGAATTCCGCAAAGCTGCCGAAGCGGTGCTTCATGAGGGCGAAACCCTCTCGGCATTCATCGAATCGTCACTGCGGGCCAACATTGAACGGCGGCTGAACCAGAAAGAGTTCATAGCCAGAGGGCTGGCCTCGAGGGATCAGGCAAAACAATCGAACTCATATGTCGATGGAGAAAGCGTGATCAAGGAACTCAGGGGGATGCTCGAAAAAGCCGGAAAGCGATCGGCATGA
- a CDS encoding type II toxin-antitoxin system PemK/MazF family toxin, whose product MDDQVKHHPAVVISTTEFNRRHDHLTLAMISSAKNSTWESDLTIRNWKTAELLDFCTTGFIFPLPVVLIHRKLGRLSAHDRASFLKAANQYLMP is encoded by the coding sequence ATGGATGACCAAGTAAAACATCATCCGGCTGTTGTCATTTCTACAACAGAATTTAACCGGCGTCACGACCACCTCACTCTTGCCATGATAAGCTCTGCCAAAAACAGTACATGGGAGAGCGATTTGACTATCCGGAATTGGAAGACGGCAGAGTTGTTGGATTTCTGTACAACAGGGTTCATTTTTCCTTTGCCTGTGGTATTGATCCATCGCAAGTTGGGGAGATTGTCAGCCCATGACCGCGCATCTTTTCTTAAAGCGGCCAACCAATACCTTATGCCTTGA
- a CDS encoding M14 family metallopeptidase → MEHLNHNHPPDLHLFDRLPDGFTRIAIEKLGSIFPGPSLIRIDGEKGAPLFVSILLHGNETTGFTAMQQLLAGFGAPLRRLPRPMLLFVGNVAASVRGVRKLDGQADYNRIWQGERYPEHLLARKVLEEIVKEAPLAGIDLHNNTGKNPHYGCINRLDHRSLSLARRFSKTIVWFTEPHEVLAVALSAICPSVTLECGVSGDAAGTRHVENYLRHCLELPEETLFTPPPNHHNDLFHTTARILLPEGTQPGFGLCADNTDICFREDLETLNFERVPEGTELGRYRNGLPPIMVIDNLNLDVTNRYLLFSENRILTRVPVVPSMFTRDVKIIQQDCLGYIMEPYEARLEETAEPPL, encoded by the coding sequence ATGGAGCATCTGAACCACAATCATCCGCCCGATCTTCACCTGTTCGATCGACTGCCCGACGGTTTCACCAGAATCGCGATCGAAAAACTCGGATCGATCTTTCCTGGCCCGTCGCTCATCCGTATCGATGGCGAAAAGGGAGCGCCGCTCTTCGTTTCGATCCTGTTGCACGGCAATGAAACCACCGGGTTTACAGCCATGCAGCAACTCCTCGCCGGGTTCGGGGCTCCCCTCCGTCGGCTGCCGAGACCTATGCTGCTGTTTGTTGGCAACGTCGCCGCCAGTGTACGGGGAGTGAGAAAGCTCGACGGACAAGCCGATTACAATCGCATCTGGCAGGGGGAACGCTATCCGGAACACCTGCTGGCACGAAAAGTTCTTGAGGAAATCGTCAAAGAGGCTCCGCTTGCCGGCATCGACCTGCACAACAACACCGGCAAAAACCCGCACTATGGTTGTATCAACCGGCTCGACCACAGGTCCCTCTCACTCGCCCGGCGGTTCAGTAAAACCATCGTCTGGTTTACGGAACCGCACGAAGTGCTTGCGGTCGCCCTCTCCGCGATATGCCCTTCGGTCACGCTTGAATGCGGAGTTTCAGGTGATGCGGCAGGAACAAGGCATGTGGAAAATTATCTCAGGCATTGCCTTGAACTGCCAGAGGAAACCCTTTTCACTCCGCCGCCGAATCACCACAACGATCTGTTTCATACCACGGCAAGGATACTCCTGCCCGAAGGCACCCAGCCAGGATTCGGCCTGTGCGCTGACAATACTGATATCTGTTTCCGTGAGGATCTCGAAACGCTCAATTTCGAGAGGGTGCCTGAAGGAACGGAACTGGGTCGTTACCGCAACGGGCTTCCGCCAATCATGGTCATCGACAACCTCAACCTCGACGTCACCAACCGCTATCTCCTTTTCAGTGAGAACCGCATTCTCACCAGGGTGCCGGTCGTACCATCGATGTTCACCCGCGATGTGAAGATTATCCAGCAGGATTGCCTCGGGTATATCATGGAGCCTTACGAAGCAAGGTTGGAAGAAACCGCCGAACCCCCCTTGTAA
- a CDS encoding glutamate-cysteine ligase family protein, producing MGSEIAKTEFSEEDFRQFHQNLRKETRILMEWFSSDLFDKQQEMCGFELEAWLVDQHCTPTARNEEFLQRVNNPLVVPELSKYNFELNIAPHPLDSHLPEFLDKELRKLWNICIVNARDMGCNTLMIGIPPTLQDRMLTLQNISSLQRFHALNREILRSRSRHPLKIHIEGTRDSLEVVHHDVMAEAATTSLQIHFQVPMSKAASVYNIAHVLSAPMVALTANSPFLFGRELWDETRIPLFEQAVKTPAFVDLSGRVVSRVTFGRDYVRESLKEVFLENLDGFPALLPVTFDQDFNQLNHLRLHNGTIWRWNRPLIGFGEDGRPHLRIEHRVPPAGPSIPDIVANILFFYGAILHLQPEVPQAAISFEQARSNFYDAARFGLDARVNWSSGNALPVATLLLQQLIPGAILALAERGFDSHDLRYYLGDILARRVATRRNGAWWQKTFIKRHGPDFRAMTQAYLENQSRNIPVHEWSI from the coding sequence ATGGGCAGCGAAATAGCAAAAACAGAGTTCAGCGAGGAGGATTTCCGGCAGTTTCACCAGAATCTGAGAAAGGAAACCCGGATTCTGATGGAATGGTTTTCCTCGGATCTCTTTGACAAACAGCAGGAGATGTGCGGCTTCGAACTCGAAGCATGGCTCGTCGATCAGCACTGTACTCCGACTGCCAGAAACGAGGAGTTCCTCCAGCGGGTCAACAATCCCCTGGTTGTGCCCGAGCTGTCGAAATACAACTTCGAACTCAATATTGCACCGCATCCGCTGGATAGCCATCTCCCGGAATTCCTGGACAAGGAACTCCGAAAACTCTGGAATATCTGCATCGTCAATGCACGTGACATGGGGTGCAATACCCTTATGATCGGCATCCCGCCGACGTTGCAGGACAGGATGCTGACGCTTCAGAACATCTCTTCGCTCCAAAGGTTTCATGCGCTGAACCGTGAAATCCTGCGATCGAGATCTCGTCACCCGCTCAAAATACACATCGAAGGAACCCGTGATTCGCTGGAGGTCGTCCATCATGACGTAATGGCAGAGGCGGCCACAACATCGCTGCAGATCCACTTTCAGGTACCGATGAGCAAGGCGGCTTCCGTTTACAACATTGCCCATGTGCTATCGGCACCGATGGTCGCACTCACCGCCAACTCTCCGTTCCTCTTCGGAAGGGAGCTGTGGGATGAGACACGCATTCCCCTGTTCGAGCAGGCCGTGAAAACCCCTGCATTTGTTGACCTCTCCGGAAGAGTAGTTTCGCGCGTCACATTCGGACGGGATTACGTCCGTGAATCGCTCAAAGAGGTCTTCCTCGAAAATCTCGACGGATTTCCGGCGCTCCTGCCGGTCACCTTCGATCAGGATTTCAACCAGCTTAACCATCTGCGGTTGCACAACGGAACCATCTGGCGCTGGAACCGCCCCCTGATAGGATTCGGTGAGGATGGTCGCCCTCATTTGCGGATCGAACATCGCGTCCCCCCTGCAGGACCATCGATTCCGGACATCGTAGCCAATATCCTCTTTTTTTATGGCGCGATCCTTCACCTGCAACCCGAAGTTCCGCAGGCTGCGATATCGTTCGAACAGGCTCGCTCCAACTTTTACGACGCTGCACGCTTCGGGCTTGACGCCAGGGTCAACTGGAGCTCAGGAAATGCCCTACCAGTGGCTACGCTTCTGCTGCAACAGTTGATCCCCGGAGCCATTCTGGCTCTTGCCGAACGTGGTTTCGACAGTCATGACCTCAGATACTACCTTGGCGATATTCTGGCAAGACGCGTAGCGACACGCCGGAACGGCGCCTGGTGGCAAAAAACTTTCATCAAGCGGCATGGCCCTGATTTCAGGGCGATGACCCAGGCGTACCTCGAAAACCAGAGCCGAAACATTCCCGTACACGAATGGAGCATCTGA
- a CDS encoding PAS domain-containing protein: MKILPVINSSFQTLEHIINIMQAGTWEWNIQTGIVRVNRFWYAMLGYDEAEPEMSMQAWQDMIHHDDIQHVMDAVHEHLSGGTAIYQSEFRLRNRDGGWVWVQAKGKIVEYDNNRSPLYFSGTHIDITKQKTDEDALLAANSKYRFLCRNTSDAILFLKNGIIVEGNPGAFELFGCKDISPLLDKHPAMISPEYQPDGSESRQKAEAHMQSAASGEPQCFEWVHTRINGESFLTEVHLQHIPAYGEGSILALVRTRNKQLVQNG, encoded by the coding sequence ATGAAAATTCTGCCTGTTATCAATTCAAGCTTCCAGACACTGGAACATATCATAAATATTATGCAGGCAGGTACATGGGAGTGGAATATTCAGACCGGAATCGTTCGCGTCAACCGTTTCTGGTATGCGATGCTCGGCTATGATGAAGCTGAACCTGAAATGTCGATGCAAGCATGGCAGGATATGATCCATCATGATGATATACAGCATGTTATGGATGCTGTACATGAGCATCTTTCCGGGGGTACGGCAATTTACCAGTCGGAATTCCGCCTGCGGAATCGCGATGGCGGTTGGGTCTGGGTTCAGGCGAAAGGCAAAATCGTCGAGTATGACAATAATCGATCCCCCCTGTATTTCTCCGGCACCCATATCGACATCACGAAACAGAAAACAGACGAAGATGCTCTTCTGGCAGCCAACAGCAAATACCGGTTTCTCTGCCGCAATACCAGCGATGCGATACTTTTTCTCAAGAACGGCATTATTGTCGAAGGAAATCCTGGAGCGTTCGAGCTCTTTGGCTGTAAAGACATAAGTCCACTGCTCGATAAGCACCCAGCAATGATCTCCCCGGAATACCAGCCCGACGGATCAGAAAGCCGGCAAAAAGCCGAAGCGCATATGCAATCCGCTGCATCAGGCGAACCACAATGCTTTGAATGGGTACATACCCGAATAAATGGAGAGTCGTTCCTTACCGAAGTGCATCTGCAACACATCCCCGCCTACGGCGAAGGTTCAATCCTTGCTCTTGTTCGGACACGAAACAAGCAGCTCGTCCAGAACGGATGA
- a CDS encoding DEAD/DEAH box helicase, producing MIALHCSVLDGIPMLWSEGRVPGDIKELRRALKAIGVTFTIRKPMTREVVAWLPCRGEERVPSSPLIGDEPDKRRKSTLKPFTITALPLEISLSLALFACARGGNIPGTGAFFGTSFLWTKHLFEAAVHLVSSQMFLPSLIRSGQQREGRWVPYPDNAASLHLNLLLETMPPVCRCLSSDGNSLPKSSRKEVQEQLLFLTVDSLVRFLSATTVRNNGKPATVHDAWMHAITGTDPAMRWENKSEVEVFAHELEKWRRPLDVFARSPFSFCFRLAEPEQNGRKKDVWQLVFLLQLKSDQSLLLEVGALWDPESSASLQVKSYGGECREFMLTALGQAAALYPELSAGLKLKKPGALKLDTDGAFRFLAGYAELLQRAGFVVMLPSWWIGRGPVNRMGIKVNVKAPAMQSSGSKSGLDTLLSCDYAASLGNDEFDLDELRRLAELKMPLVRVRGQWRQIEQRELADALRFLEKRQSGELSVRDILAAAFGAGPKETALVHRTVDADGWMKDLLDKLKGYTRFELLSQPDRFEGKLREYQVRGFSWLAFLRTWGLGACLADDMGLGKTIQTLALLQQERNLGEKRPVLLICPTSVVNNWRKEAEQFTPDLAVLVHHGSDRLKTAAFRRAAAKSALVISSYGLLLRDIASLSKQQWAGVILDEAQNIKNPETKQAKAARTLQSDYRIALTGTPVENHVGDLWALMDFLNPGFLGGQAFFKEHFYYPIQWNGDIDASERLKAITAPFILRRLKTDTSIISDLPDKIEMKQYCTLTREQASLYKAVIDELQEKIETAEGIDRRGLVLALLVKLKQVCNHPVQFLGDNSSVEHRSGKLQRLTELLSEIRECGQRTLVFTQFMEMGKILQRYLQELFGEEVFFLHGSLSRKKRDAMIDAFQQGEHAPHIFILSLKAGGSCLNLTNANHVVHYDRWWNPAVENQATDRAFRIGQKRNVEVHKFITAGTLEERIDEMIDKKRAVSGSVLGTGEQWLTELSNSDLKKLIMLGKEATGE from the coding sequence ATGATTGCCTTGCATTGTTCGGTTCTGGACGGAATACCGATGCTCTGGAGTGAGGGCCGTGTTCCGGGCGATATCAAAGAACTTCGCCGTGCGCTCAAGGCAATCGGAGTGACCTTTACGATTCGTAAACCGATGACGAGAGAGGTTGTCGCGTGGCTTCCTTGCCGGGGGGAGGAGCGGGTGCCTTCTTCGCCGTTGATCGGTGATGAGCCTGATAAACGGCGAAAATCAACTCTTAAGCCCTTTACGATTACCGCGCTACCTCTTGAGATTTCCTTGAGCCTTGCATTGTTCGCTTGCGCCCGTGGAGGCAATATTCCTGGTACAGGTGCTTTTTTCGGAACATCTTTTTTATGGACAAAGCATCTTTTTGAAGCCGCCGTGCATCTTGTTTCATCTCAGATGTTCCTGCCTTCGCTTATCCGGAGCGGGCAGCAGCGGGAAGGTCGATGGGTTCCCTATCCTGATAATGCCGCATCGCTGCATCTGAACTTGCTTCTTGAAACCATGCCTCCGGTATGCCGTTGTTTGTCAAGTGACGGAAACTCCCTGCCGAAATCCTCACGGAAAGAGGTGCAGGAACAACTGCTCTTTCTGACGGTTGATTCGCTTGTACGGTTTTTATCAGCCACGACAGTTCGCAACAACGGAAAACCGGCGACTGTTCATGACGCATGGATGCATGCAATTACCGGTACCGATCCGGCAATGAGATGGGAGAACAAGTCAGAGGTTGAAGTATTTGCGCATGAACTTGAGAAGTGGCGACGCCCTCTGGATGTTTTCGCCCGTTCTCCTTTCAGTTTCTGCTTTCGGCTTGCCGAACCGGAACAGAACGGCAGAAAAAAAGATGTCTGGCAGCTGGTCTTTCTGCTGCAACTGAAGAGTGATCAGAGCTTGCTGCTTGAAGTCGGAGCACTCTGGGATCCTGAAAGCAGTGCGTCGCTACAGGTGAAAAGCTATGGCGGTGAGTGCAGGGAGTTCATGCTTACGGCCCTCGGACAGGCAGCAGCTCTCTACCCGGAACTCTCTGCCGGATTGAAGCTGAAAAAACCGGGAGCGTTGAAGCTCGATACCGATGGGGCATTCCGGTTTCTTGCCGGGTATGCCGAACTTCTGCAGAGAGCCGGATTTGTGGTTATGCTGCCGTCATGGTGGATAGGCCGGGGGCCGGTGAACAGAATGGGCATCAAGGTGAACGTTAAAGCTCCTGCCATGCAATCAAGCGGCAGCAAGTCAGGGCTCGATACACTGCTTTCGTGTGATTATGCCGCATCGCTCGGCAACGATGAGTTTGATCTGGATGAGCTTCGCCGTCTTGCGGAGCTGAAAATGCCGCTGGTCAGGGTAAGAGGGCAGTGGAGGCAGATTGAGCAGCGTGAGCTTGCTGATGCGTTGCGTTTTCTTGAAAAACGGCAATCCGGCGAGCTTTCTGTACGGGATATTCTTGCAGCGGCTTTTGGCGCCGGGCCAAAAGAGACGGCTTTGGTTCATCGAACGGTTGATGCCGATGGATGGATGAAGGATCTTCTCGATAAGTTGAAAGGATATACCCGTTTTGAGCTGCTCTCACAACCGGATCGTTTTGAGGGAAAACTTCGCGAATATCAGGTGAGGGGTTTTTCATGGCTTGCATTTCTGAGAACCTGGGGGCTTGGCGCATGTCTTGCTGATGATATGGGTCTTGGTAAAACGATACAGACGCTCGCCCTGCTGCAACAGGAGCGGAACCTGGGCGAAAAACGTCCGGTTCTGTTAATCTGTCCGACCTCGGTTGTCAACAACTGGAGAAAGGAGGCGGAACAGTTTACGCCGGATCTGGCTGTGCTGGTGCACCATGGCTCCGATCGGCTGAAAACCGCTGCGTTCAGGAGAGCAGCCGCTAAATCGGCACTGGTGATTTCAAGTTATGGCCTTTTGTTGCGCGATATAGCGTCTTTATCAAAGCAGCAATGGGCGGGGGTGATTCTTGACGAAGCGCAGAACATCAAGAATCCTGAAACGAAACAGGCAAAAGCTGCCCGAACACTGCAGTCAGATTACCGGATAGCGCTTACCGGTACGCCGGTTGAAAATCATGTTGGCGATCTTTGGGCTTTGATGGATTTTCTCAACCCCGGTTTTCTTGGCGGTCAGGCGTTTTTCAAGGAGCACTTTTATTATCCGATCCAGTGGAATGGCGACATCGACGCATCGGAACGGCTCAAAGCCATAACTGCGCCGTTTATTCTTCGCCGTCTCAAAACCGATACATCGATTATCTCCGATCTGCCCGACAAAATAGAAATGAAGCAGTACTGTACCCTCACCAGAGAGCAGGCCTCACTCTACAAGGCGGTTATTGATGAATTGCAGGAGAAAATCGAAACGGCGGAGGGTATCGATCGGCGAGGGCTTGTGTTGGCGCTGCTGGTGAAGCTTAAGCAGGTTTGTAATCATCCGGTTCAGTTTCTCGGAGATAATTCGTCTGTTGAGCATCGTTCCGGAAAGTTGCAGCGTCTGACGGAGTTGCTGTCGGAAATCCGTGAATGCGGGCAACGGACTCTTGTTTTTACACAGTTTATGGAAATGGGAAAGATTTTGCAGCGCTATCTTCAGGAACTGTTCGGTGAAGAGGTGTTTTTTCTGCACGGTTCTCTCTCCAGAAAAAAGCGTGACGCGATGATCGATGCTTTCCAGCAGGGTGAACATGCGCCGCATATTTTCATTCTTTCGCTGAAAGCCGGGGGATCCTGTTTAAACCTGACCAACGCAAACCATGTTGTGCATTACGATCGATGGTGGAACCCGGCGGTTGAAAATCAGGCGACGGACAGGGCTTTCCGTATCGGGCAGAAACGGAATGTGGAAGTCCATAAGTTCATCACCGCCGGAACCCTTGAAGAGCGGATCGATGAGATGATCGATAAAAAGAGAGCCGTTTCGGGTTCGGTTCTCGGCACAGGAGAGCAGTGGCTGACAGAGCTCTCGAACAGTGATTTGAAAAAACTCATTATGCTTGGAAAGGAAGCAACCGGAGAATAA
- a CDS encoding SWIM zinc finger family protein, giving the protein MAYYGWYKPSTPKKVDNGIRAENKRGAFARQWWGKEWISRLERFNDSSRLARGRAYARKGQVTDLVVTSTGVSAKVQGSRKSPYKVILRLTPFSKEQWRRLIDMLIDKPIHLAQMLGGEMSESIEQLCNKEGLSLFPKSFRELETSCSCPDYANPCKHLAAVFYLLAEAFDRDPFLLFTLRGMDKEMLFKALGGNQDSVSEKKPKKKNLAESLPSDAEAFWSSGGDVMSALPRQQPTSSAILIKRLGAVPFWRSDRNFISEMEITCNMASERMVQVMQEYCQTDESDQDGSVSCLAVSDGEGRAEKSGIVLSGKRTVPAKKLS; this is encoded by the coding sequence ATGGCATATTACGGATGGTACAAGCCTTCAACTCCGAAAAAAGTCGATAACGGTATCAGGGCAGAGAATAAGCGTGGCGCATTTGCCCGGCAATGGTGGGGAAAAGAGTGGATTTCGAGGCTTGAGCGCTTCAATGACAGTTCTCGACTTGCACGAGGACGGGCTTATGCCCGAAAGGGGCAGGTTACCGATCTGGTTGTTACGAGCACAGGTGTTTCTGCCAAAGTTCAGGGTTCCAGGAAAAGCCCGTACAAGGTAATTCTCCGACTTACACCTTTTTCGAAAGAGCAGTGGCGGCGTCTTATCGATATGCTGATCGATAAACCGATTCATCTGGCTCAGATGCTTGGCGGAGAAATGTCGGAAAGTATCGAACAGCTATGCAATAAAGAGGGGCTCTCTCTTTTTCCGAAATCCTTCAGAGAGCTGGAAACTTCGTGTTCATGCCCTGACTATGCAAACCCCTGCAAGCATCTTGCCGCTGTCTTTTATCTGCTTGCGGAAGCGTTCGACCGTGATCCGTTTCTTCTTTTTACCCTTAGAGGAATGGACAAGGAGATGCTTTTCAAGGCTCTCGGTGGAAATCAGGATAGTGTTTCCGAAAAAAAACCAAAAAAAAAGAACTTGGCGGAGTCGCTGCCTTCCGATGCAGAGGCATTCTGGTCTTCAGGCGGGGATGTGATGTCTGCATTACCTCGTCAACAGCCGACCAGCTCGGCCATTTTAATCAAGCGACTCGGTGCGGTTCCGTTCTGGCGGTCTGACAGAAATTTCATATCCGAAATGGAGATAACCTGCAATATGGCTTCAGAACGCATGGTACAGGTTATGCAGGAATACTGTCAGACTGACGAATCAGATCAGGACGGCTCGGTCAGTTGTCTTGCGGTTTCGGATGGCGAGGGAAGAGCAGAGAAGTCGGGGATCGTGTTGTCGGGCAAACGAACGGTTCCGGCGAAAAAGTTATCGTAG
- a CDS encoding HAD family hydrolase, protein MPCKAVIFDLDGTLLNTLEDIVNTLNSVLYQHNYPQHSVDACRFLVGHGMRELVKKALPEEAGTPEIIDSMLEDLLIHYAENWNVHSRPYEGIAAMLDELTAQGIKKAILSNKADNFTRLCAEQLLSDWHFDMVMGHTDTFTHKPDPSGALFIAGQLGIEPGDILYVGDSGIDMLTATRAGMFPLGVLWGFRPESELLQFGAKALVKEPGEIITMLMNCPGCPGNSASR, encoded by the coding sequence ATGCCCTGTAAAGCAGTAATCTTTGATCTTGACGGAACCCTTCTCAATACTCTTGAAGATATAGTCAACACCCTCAACTCCGTTCTTTATCAGCATAACTATCCACAGCACTCGGTTGATGCCTGCCGGTTTCTTGTTGGCCACGGCATGAGAGAACTTGTCAAAAAAGCCCTTCCCGAAGAGGCCGGAACACCGGAAATTATCGATTCCATGCTTGAGGATCTGCTGATCCATTATGCTGAAAACTGGAATGTGCACTCCCGCCCCTATGAAGGTATTGCCGCAATGCTTGACGAACTGACCGCACAGGGAATAAAAAAAGCCATTCTCTCCAATAAAGCCGATAATTTCACCCGTCTGTGTGCTGAACAATTGCTTTCAGATTGGCATTTCGATATGGTCATGGGTCATACCGATACGTTTACGCACAAGCCGGATCCTTCAGGAGCGCTGTTTATAGCCGGTCAGCTCGGTATCGAACCCGGTGATATTCTCTATGTCGGAGACAGCGGGATCGATATGCTGACGGCTACCCGAGCCGGAATGTTCCCGCTCGGAGTATTGTGGGGGTTCAGACCTGAATCCGAACTGCTGCAATTCGGAGCAAAAGCGCTCGTAAAAGAACCGGGAGAGATCATCACGATGCTTATGAACTGTCCGGGCTGTCCGGGAAATTCAGCATCGCGCTGA